In Panacibacter ginsenosidivorans, the following proteins share a genomic window:
- a CDS encoding response regulator transcription factor: MKTPITILIADDHPLFADGLTKLLNDESDMEVWNIVSNGRALIDMVRDNQPNLILLDINMPLLNGLDAVKNIKHDYPKIKILMLSTYGEEHLIEKAKSYGANGYLLKNANKEELLQTIRLIAAGQSSFPYRINTSQNNFDEADNFLKKFNLTKRELQIIELIKKGLTNTQIASTIQLSIYTVETHRKNIMHKLKLNSPAALIKFIIENNL, encoded by the coding sequence ATGAAGACGCCAATCACGATCCTCATTGCAGATGATCATCCTCTTTTTGCAGATGGCCTCACCAAATTACTCAATGATGAAAGCGATATGGAGGTTTGGAATATAGTCTCAAATGGCAGGGCACTTATTGATATGGTAAGAGATAACCAACCCAACCTTATCCTGCTCGATATTAATATGCCATTATTAAATGGTCTTGATGCAGTAAAAAATATAAAACACGATTATCCCAAAATAAAAATCCTGATGCTTTCAACTTACGGCGAGGAACATCTTATTGAGAAAGCAAAATCTTATGGTGCCAATGGATACCTTTTGAAGAACGCTAACAAAGAAGAGTTATTACAGACAATAAGATTGATAGCCGCCGGGCAATCATCATTTCCATACAGGATAAATACATCACAAAATAATTTTGATGAGGCTGATAATTTTCTAAAAAAATTCAATCTTACCAAAAGAGAGTTACAAATAATTGAGCTAATAAAGAAAGGGTTAACCAATACACAAATAGCTAGTACAATTCAACTAAGTATTTATACGGTGGAAACACACAGAAAAAATATTATGCATAAACTAAAGCTCAATTCACCTGCCGCACTCATAAAGTTTATTATTGAAAATAATTTATAG